The DNA region ttcagcgtTTGAGAACTGAGAATCCTGCCTATTTTTctaagattttgataacttattttatttactagcCTTTTTtcatcattcaaatttggttgggtggttaataacacattttttctgtggtgtgacaaacgcAGAAAACATTTAATATCTCCCTTGCAGGGACTTTTAAGCATTTGTCATAGGAAAGCATAAAATGCTTTTATAAGTAAATAAGTGAAACCACTgaagggccgttcacattacagtataacgataactataataGCGTCCACACCACCGGGGATAACGATATCTTTATGCTAATTCGCTCCCGAGGCACACTACTCGCGCAATCATTTACCTTTCATGGCATTTactaatattgcatatttcctttaataaaaacacTTGTAATTGTTCACATGtcattaaatgtataaatatgaaaaaaaaaatctcagagCGTGTAGTTAATTGTGTAATGACgaccctttaaaggaaaacaccacgtTTCGTTTAACAGAAGTAGATAaacgaacaagaaaacattagccatttaaaacattatttttagaccaaaaatatcagattaaagtgattttttgcataaaacaagaaaaaaaaactgccaatggggtaagcaaatttgtcttgatttttttctcgaatttagtgtttaagaaaaattttcaagatttttttgcttaccccattggcagatttatttgcttttttatgcacaaaatcacttacatttgatatttttggtctaaaaactagacttattttcttgggtcgttttgctcatcaagaaaaaacatcttaatttaagaatttgaataactgtggtgttttccttaaaGCGTACAAAAGTGTCAATTCTTTTTTAAAGACACTGTATAGCCAATGTTCTAGTTTGAATAAACGTTTGTGTTTGTCACATTAGGTCAGTGATCCGGTCGCAGCAGAGTTCAGTCTGAATACACAGATGCTCCTGCTTTCCAAAAGAGCTCTCTGGTTGTCTGACGGCTCCATGGGCTTCGGTCAGGAAAGTGATTCTGCTTTCACAGAGGGTAAAGTACTACAAACAGAACTTCTTATCTAcgcattgttttgttttcagtaaacattttcAGCTTAAAAGCTTCCAGTTATATTAACATACAGCTGACAAGTTTGTGGCTTAAATAATTATTCATTTTGTATTTTCTTTAATGAGCAATTTTGTCTATAATGTCCAAATACTTACTGTAAATGTCTGTCATTGTTTTTTCAGGTGATATCATCTATGGACGTGTAATGGTGGATCCTGTTCAGAATCTAGGAGACTCGTTTATCTGTAACATTGAGAAGGTGTTCCTCTGTACAGGGGCAGATGGATACATTCCAAAATACAACCCTGACAACTTTGAGTTTGGCTGCTTAGCTGACTCGCCATCTCTTTTGTACAGGTTTAAAATCATTGTGAGTATGGCcattgtgttatattttaatacaagGGATTTATTTATACATTCTTTTACAATTCTGACAGTTTTAGACTGGGCACACAATCTTGTGTTCCCTGGAAATCAATCCGATGACCTACAGGAAAGCACAATCGTATCTAGCTTCGATTCTTGATTGTTACCTTCTGTTTACAGGACAAAGCTCAACCAGAGACTCAAGCAAGAACATTCGGTAGCATTAGTTTCAATGCTTACCTTGCTGTAGATGATCCTCAAGCAATGGCACTGGTGAGGCAGCCAGGCTCTGATGGTTTTAGACTGGAATCCACAGCTTTGTTTCAAGTAAGTACAATTACCCTGAAGCAGCCTCATAAACGCATTAGGAAACATTGTGATCATGTTTTAACCATGTACCACCTTGTCCAGGTTTTGGCAGGGAGAGAATGGTACATTCACGCTATTTACACTGTCCGATCCAGAGACAACGCTAACCGAGGCATTGGGAAGAGGAGCGTAGAATACCATTCTTTGACATACAGCCGACACTCGATTCCCACCAGCCAATCACGATACAGAAGGTCAGCAGACGGCGTGCCAGATTTGGCTCAGGATATTGGTGCAGAGAGAAACCGAGGCACGAACATCTTGCATGTAGCACTGGACCGGCGCACCCAAATACATCCCGACCTCAAACAGGAATCGCAAGCCGATGGTATTGTTCCCAGAGAACTGAACCACGGGGACAGTAGCGATAATCGCCTTGTTTTAATCATAGGAATTTTGGTCGCTGTCCTCTTCACCGTTTTGCTTATTATTCTCATCGTTCTTGTAGTGCGATCTAGGCAAGAGAAGAACGTTACAGAGTCCCCAAAAAGCTCCAGCAGCACAGAGCCCATGATGACACACGTTCCTGAAAGCAACGACAGTTCTGAGGTTTGATTTTATTCAAATCGGTTTGTTTGCAAGTGCCTCTTGTTCAGTTGCTTGGGCACACAAAAGACACATAGTGACCTGGAGTGGTTGTGCTCTACCTCTCCTTTGGATTTGTCCAAAAGTGTACTTGAAATTCATATGCACTTCTGTTGTCACTGCTATTTTAATTCTCCATAGTATCTTGTTGACATGTAGACAAAGTCTGTTgtatactactactactactactactactactactgctTGGATGGTATTGGTATTCATCCAAATgagaattttattttatatccaAAGGTGCTAGATGAAAGAATGGTATTGTGGGAGAAAAATTTTATTGATGTTTAATTGTATAAATGCAGATTGTTTTCAATCGCTGAAGATTTTTAATGCTT from Paramisgurnus dabryanus chromosome 8, PD_genome_1.1, whole genome shotgun sequence includes:
- the LOC135770896 gene encoding FRAS1-related extracellular matrix protein 2-like yields the protein MRINEHGRLVVNFRTEARFHGLFVTAHSASPMTSMVMCADHPGLTFNISLVRSEPTYNQPVQQWTFISDFAVRDYTGTYTVKLVPCTASFNVEYTFRPVCHPRDPVTFDLDIRFQQVSDPVAAEFSLNTQMLLLSKRALWLSDGSMGFGQESDSAFTEGDIIYGRVMVDPVQNLGDSFICNIEKVFLCTGADGYIPKYNPDNFEFGCLADSPSLLYRFKIIDKAQPETQARTFGSISFNAYLAVDDPQAMALVRQPGSDGFRLESTALFQVLAGREWYIHAIYTVRSRDNANRGIGKRSVEYHSLTYSRHSIPTSQSRYRRSADGVPDLAQDIGAERNRGTNILHVALDRRTQIHPDLKQESQADGIVPRELNHGDSSDNRLVLIIGILVAVLFTVLLIILIVLVVRSRQEKNVTESPKSSSSTEPMMTHVPESNDSSEV